The following DNA comes from Paracoccus methylovorus.
CAGCTCCAGCAACCCGCGTTCCCGCGCCGGCAGATCCAGCGGTTGCCCCGCCAGCAAGAAGCTGCGCGCGGTCTGGTCCAGCACCAGTTCGCCAAAGCTGACGGTCGAATTGCGCAAGCCCGCCTGACGACGCAACAGCGAACGGATGCGGGCCTCGAACTCACCAATGTCGAAGGGCTTGATGAGATAATCGTCCGCACCAAGGTCAAGGCCGCGCACGCGTTCCTCGGGCGTGCCGCGCGCGGTCAGGATCATCACCGCCGCCGGGTTGCGCCGTGCGCGCATGGCGCGCAGCACCTCGAGCCCGTCCATCTGCGGCAGGTTCAGGTCCAGGATCACCAGGTCAAAGCTTTCCGCCGCCGCCAGCGCCTCGGCCGAGGCCCCGTCATGGACGACGTCCACGGCATAGCCCGACTGCCGCAGCAAAGCGGTCAGCCCCTCGGCCAGCGACAGATTGTCCTCGACAAGCAGGATGCGCATTCTTCCCCCCGGTCCCATCAGCCTAGCGGGACGCGGCGGACTTGTGAACGGGCTGCCGCTTTGGCAAAGTCGCCCATCATGCGCCTGTTTGCCCGCCTTATGCCAGCCATCGCCGCCGTGCTTGCACTGTGGGCGGATGCGGCATCTGCGCAGGTGACGCTGTTTCCCGCACCCAAGGGCAACCAGCAAGAGCTATCGGTCTATTCCTCGCTCGACGACGATCTGGCCGCGCCGCTGATCACCGCCTTTCAAAGCCGCAATCCGGGCGTCGCGGTGCGTTACGAGAACCTGCTGACGACACAGTTGCACGACCGGATCGTGGCCGAGACACAGGCGGGCGCAGGCACTGCCGATTTCGCCTTTTCCTCGGCCATGGACTTGCAGGTTAAGCTGGCCAACGACGGTTTCGCCCGGCCCGTCGCGACACCGGACACGCCCGACTGGCCCGAATGGGCGAACTGGCGCGACACCGCCTATGCGCTGACCTTTGAACCCGCAGTCTTTGCCTATCACAAGCCCAGCTTTACCGACCACGACCCGCCCGCCACCCGCGCCGACCTGATTCGCTGGATGGCGGAACGCCCGGACGAGGCACGGGGCCGGGTCGGCACCTATGACGTGGCGCGTTCGGGCGTGGGCTATCTGTTTCTTGCCCGCGACCAGGAACTTTACCCCGGCATCTGGTCTGTCGTCGCCGCCATGGGCCGGGCCGGGGTGCAGCAGTTCCCGACCTCGGCCGAGTTGCTGGAGCGGATCGCCGACGGGCGGCTGGCGGTGGGCTACAACCTGCTGGGGTCCTATGCCGCCGACTGGGCGCGACGCCATCCCGATGTGGGCGTGATCCTGCCCCGGGATTTCACCGTGGTCGTCTCGCGCGTGGGGCTGGTTCCCACGGCGGCGCGCTCGCCCGGGCTGGGCGGGGATTTTCTAGCCTTCCTGATGTCGCCAGAGGGGCAAAGCCTGCTGTCGCGGACGCTGCGCCTTTCGGCCGTCAGCCTTGAAGTCGCGGGCCAGACCAGCCCTGTGGGCGGGATGCAGGACCTGACCGGGTTGCGGCTGAAGCCGGTGCCCGTCAGCCCCGGACTTCTGGCCTATCTGGATCAGGCGACGCGGGCAAAGCTGCTGGCGCGCTGGAACAAGGCGCTGGCCGGAGAATAGATTTTCAGCGCCATGTCAGGTCCATGACAGCTTTCTGTGCTGGAAAGGCAGGACCCGCCTGCGTGCGGGTCGACCAGGAGGACCGCCCGCATTCCGGGAGAGATGCGGGCCACCAGATGAAAAACGGATAACGGGACCGGCGCAGATGCGCCCGGTCGATGCGGAGGAAGACCATGAAGCAATTTGTTCTCGCCAGCCTGTTCGCGGGGGCCCTCGCGGTTCCGGCCATGGCCGATTACACCATCATCGCCCCCGCCAATCCGGGCGGCGGCTGGGATCAGACCGCCCGCACCATGCAGACCGTGCTGCAAGAGGAAGGCATCTCGAAATCGGCACAGGTGCAAAACGTGCCCGGTGCCGGCGGCACCATCGGGCTTGCGCAATTCGCCAGCCAGAACAAGGGCAACCCCGATGCGCTGATCGTCGGCGGTTATGTCATGGTCGGGGCCATCCTGACCAACAATTCCCCCGTCTCGCTGACGGATGTGACGCCCATCGCGCGGCTGACCGGCGAATACGAGGCGATCGTGGTTCCCGCCGCCTCGCCCATTCAGGACATCGCAGGGCTGATCGAGGCGCTGAAGGCCGATCCCGGTGCGGTCAGCTGGGCGGGCGGCTCGGCCGGGGGCACCGACCATATCGCCGTGGGCCTGATCGCCAAGGCGGCAGGCGTCGATCCCACCAAGATCAACTACATCGCCTATTCCGGTGGCGGCGAGGCACTGGCCGCGATCCTGGGCAATCAGGTGACGGCGGGCATTTCCTCGCTGGGCGAATTCGAGGCCCAGATCCAGGCTGGCACGCTGCGCCTGCTGGCCGTCACCTCGCCCGAGCGTCTTGAGGGCGTGGATGCGCCCACGCTGCAAGAAGCGGGGCTGGACGTGACGCTGGAAAACTGGCGCATGGTCGCCGCCGCGCCGGGCCTGTCGGACGAACAAAAAGCCAAAGTGACCGCCGACATGGAAAAGATGGCGAAATCCGAAGCCTGGCAAAAGCAGCTTTCCGACAAGGGCTGGATGGACACTTGGCTGGCCGGTCCCGAATTCGAAGCGCAGCTTGAAAAGGACATCGCCGCGACCGACGCGATCCTCAGGGACATCGGTCTGGTGAAATGAGCACGTCGGACCATGAACAGCCGCGCCGCCGGGATACGGCGGCGCTCATCATCGCCGCCGGACTGGTTGTGATCGGCGCCGTGATGCTGTGGGACAGCACGCGCCTTGCCGATCTGGGCGGCTATTCCGGCGTCGGCCCCGCCAGCGTGCCGCGCGTGGTAGGCTTGGGTCTGATGGGCCTTGCGGTCTGGACCGTCGTCGCGGCATTGCGCGGCGACTTTCCCGAACGCCCGCCGCAGAACGTCGCGCCGGTCCTGTGGATCGTGGCGGGACTGGCGGCCCAACTGATGCTGCTGCATGTCGCGGGCTTTTCCATCGCCACCGGCATCCTTTTCGGCTGCACCGCCCGCGCTTTTGGCAAGCGCAACATGGCGATGACCATTCCCATCGGCATCGTCGTCGCCTTCTTTGTCTGGGCGATTTTCTCGCAACTGCTGATGCTGCACCTGCCTGCGGGGCCGCTTGAGCAACTGGTCTTTCCGCGGGGCTGAACCATGAGTGCATTCGAATTCCTGCTGCAAGGGCTCGGCACCGCCTCGGATCCGATGATGCTGCTTTACGCGCTGATCGGCGTGACGCTGGGCACCGCTGTCGGTGTGCTGCCCGGCATCGGTCCGGCGCTGACCGTGGCGCTGCTTTTGCCCGTCACCTACCGGCTGGACCCGGCCGGTTCGCTGATCATGTTCGCGGGCATCTATTACGGCGGCATGTATGGCGGCTCGACCACCTCGATCCTGCTGAATACGCCGGGCGAAAGCGCCTCGATCATCACCGCGCTCGAAGGCAACAAGATGGCCCGCAAGGGGCGCGGAGGGCCGGCGCTGGCCACCGCCGCCATCGGCTCTTTCATCGCCGGCCTGATCGCGACGCTGCTGCTGGCCTTTCTTGCGCCAACCATCGTCAAGCTGGCGCTGGTCTTTGGCCCGCGCGAATATTTCGCGCTGATGGTTCTGGCCTTTGTCACCGTCTCGGCCGCATTCGGCGATTCAGCGCTGCGCGGGCTGACCTCGTTGTTTCTGGGTCTGGCGCTCGCATGCGTCGGCATCGACCAGTTGACGGGTCAGGCGCGGCTGTCATTCGGCATGCCCGAACTGTTGGACGGGATCGAGGTCACGACCATGGCCGTCGCCATGTTCGCACTGGGCGAGGCACTGTTCATCGCCGGGCAGCGCAACCAGCAGGACGACGAGGTCATCGCCGTTAAAGGCTCGATCTGGATGAGCCGCCGCGACTGGGCCCGGTCGTGGAAACCGTGGCTGCGCGGCACCGCCATCGGCTTTCCCATCGGCGCCATGCCCGCGGGCGGGGCCGAGATCGGCACCTTCCTGTCCTATGCCGCCGAGAAAAAGCTGACCAAGCACCCCGAGGAATTCGGCCACGGCGCAATCGAAGGCGTCGCCGGACCCGAGGCCGCCAACAACGCCTCGGCCGCCGGCACTCTGGTGCCACTGCTGACGCTGGGGCTGCCGACCTCGGCCACGGCGGCAATCATGCTGGCGGGTTTTCAGCAATTTGGTTTGCAGCCCGGCCCGCTTTTGTTCGCCACCAACCCGACGCTGGTCTGGGGGCTGATCGCCTCGCTTCTGATCGCGAACGCCATGCTTCTGGTGCTGAACCTGCCGCTGATCGGGCTGTGGGTAAAGTTGCTGACGGTGCCGAAGCAATGGCTTTATGCCGGCATCCTGCTGTTTGCGACGCTGGGCACGATTGGCGCCAACCCCTCAAGCTTCGAGTTGGGGATGCTCCTGGGCTTTGGTTTGCTGGGCTATGTGATGCGGCTTTTCGGTTATCCCATCGCGCCCATCGTCGTCGGCCTGATCCTTGGGCCGATGGCCGAACAGCAGTTGCGCCGGGCACTGGCGATCAGCCAGGGCGACTGGACGACGCTGGTGCAATCGCCCATTGCCGCAGTGCTGCTGGGCATCGCCGCACTGGCGCTGATCGTGCCGCTGATTCTGCGCGCGCGCGGCAAGGGCGAAGTGCTGAGCCAGCTTGCCGGCGAAGAGGACTAAAACCCCCTTTTGCCCCCACAACCATACACCCCAGCCCCGCAAGGGCCGGGGTTGTCATGTGCTGGCAGCATGGCGGCCTTGCCGTTTTGCCGCGTTGCGGCAAGGCCCGGCAATCCCCATCTGTGGGTCATCGAAGATACTCGATGAACTTTACAGACAGGCAGAAAAATGCACCGCGTGTTCCATTCCATCGCATCGGTCTTCTCGACCCTCCGCGCCGCCATCGCCGTCGCCGAGGCGACGGAAGCCCATCGCCACCCCGCGGCCGCCGACCTGCGCCGCCTTGGCATCGATGAGACGAAGTTCGCCGCGATCCATCTGTGATCTCGCATTCGCAGGCTGCGCCTGCCCCGGCGCCGGGACGTCCCTGATACGTTTCGGCGCTTTTATTTTGTCAGGAACACTGTCGACCATCCCGCTCTGACATCCGCGAGCCACGCTTTTCGCATCGGATAGAGCTGCCCGGAATTTCCCGTCCCGTCGCCACCACGCGACGTCAGGCCCGGACCCGGAGATGGCTACGAAATTCCCGAAGAATCAGGCCTTTCGACGATCCTCGCGCCCCTTGTTCAAGGACGCGAGGCCAAGCGGCTTACCATAGAAAACGGCGCAGCGCGTCACCTTCCTGCGGCGAGGTGGCCGCCATGTCGCTGCGCGTGTCGACCACGCCGACATCTTGCAACAGATGCGGTGGCAGATCGGCCAGCGCCTTGCGCGTCGTGGGATCGTCCAGGGCCGCATTGCGGTCATAGCAGTCGGATAGGCTGGGCTTATGACGACGCTCTACACCGAACAGCCAGGACAGGCTCGGCAGAAACGGGCGCCGGCGGTCACATGCAATATTATCGGGCATAGCGCCCTCCTTTCGGTGGTCATGGTTGATCCATGTTCGGATCATGCTACTCTGCCCCCGGTTTGACCAACAAAGCCTCAGCAGGTATCCATAAGGCAGGCTTATGCCAATTCCTCCGCTCGCCGCCCTGCGCGCCTTTGAGGCGGTGGCGCGGCATCTCAGCTTTACCCGCGCAGCCGAGGAACTGGGCATGACCCAGGCCGCCGTCAGTTATCAGATCCGCCTGCTGGAAGAACGCCTTGCCGCGCCACTGTTCCTGCGCAAGCCGCGCGGCATCGTGCTGACCGAAACCGGGGCGCTGTTCGCGCGCCCGACCATCGACGCTTTCGACATGCTGCGCGAAGCCTATGCCGACCCTTCGGCGGATTCGGTTTCGACGCTGTCGATCTCGACCATCCCGACCTTTGCGGGGGCATGGCTGTCGCCCCGGCTGGGCAAGTTCCAGATGAATCACCCCAATCTGGCCGTCCGGCTGGAGACCGCCGACAATCTGGTCGATTTCGGACGTGAGGATATCACCGTCGCCATCCGCGCGGGCGAGGGCGATTGGCCGGGGCTGGAATCGCATTTCCTGATGCCCATCGAATACACGCCCATGCTGTCGCCCGAACTGGCGAAAAAGCACGAATTGCGCGAGCCTGCCGACCTGCTGAAACTGCCGCTGCTGGATCGGCTGGATCCCAACTGGGCGGTCTGGATGCGCGCGGCGGGGGTGGATTTCTGGGAAACCCCGACCCGACCCGGCCTGACGCTTTCGACCGATCTGCACGAGGCGCGCGCGGCGCTGGAAGGTTACGGCGTGGCGCTGCTGACACCGCGCTTTTTCCGGTTCGAACTGGCGACCGGTGGGCTGATCCAACCTTTCCCGCTGGTGGCGCAAACCGGCCGCGGCATTTGGCTGGTCTATCCCAAGGGCCGCCGCAACCGTCCCGCGATCCGCAAGTTCCGCGCCTTTCTGCTGGATGAAATCTCCTGCGACCCCAGCTAGGCTGCCAGCGGCCGGGGTGCGCCGGGCAGCGGAAAGACCCGATCGTAAACAACGTTGAAAACGAAGTTATAGACCAGATAAAAGGCCACGATCGACAGGTCGAGCAGCAGCGTCTGCCACAGCGTCATGCCCAGATACCACGCCATCGGCGGCAAAAGCATGATCAGCAGCCCGAATTCGAACAGTGCGGTATGCATCAGCCGGTGGTACAGCGCCTTGCGGGTATGACCGTAACGCCAACGCATCGCATGGTCGAAGCCGAGGTTGAAGACAAAGGTCCAGACCGTGGCCAAGGTCGCGGCGCCCACGCCGACAACCCCCATGTCGAGGATAGGTTTGTCGTAAAGCCAGGCGGTCGCGGGCGTGATGATGGCAAGGCCGATGGTCTCGAACATCAGCGCATGCCGCACCCGGTCGGGGAAACTGCGCATCGTCATATTCAAATCTTTCCGTTGTGTCTTGGTTGCGCTGTTTCTATCTTTATTCTCGCTTAGGCAAAGTTAGTTTCTATCTGAAAACAAGATGGGTCGATGACGGTATCGCTGGATCAACTGGAGGCTTTTGTCGCGGCCGCCCGGCATGGATCGTTCTCGGCAGCCGGTCGGGCGCTGCGCAAGGCGCAGTCGGCGATCAGCACACAGGTTTCGAATCTTGAAGACGACCTGGGCGTGATCCTGTTCAGCCGCGAGGGGCGCAACCCTGTGCTGACTCCGGCAGGCGAGCGGTTGCTGGCCGAGGCCAAGGTGGTGCTGGACCGCCGCGAACATCTGATCGGCGTCGCCGCCAGCTTCGAGGCCCATGTCGAACATCGTCTGGTCGTCGCCATCGACGAACTTTATCCCGAACAGGCCTTGGGCACGCTTTTCGCCGATTTCGCGGCGCATTTTCCGCATGTCGAACTGGAGCTGCTGTTCCCGATGATGGAGGACGTGGGCCGGCTGGTGCTGGACGGCAAGGCGGATATCGGCGTGATGTGGCGGCAAGAGGTGCTGCCGACCGAGATCGCTTTTCACACTCTGGGCTGGGTGCCGCTGAAACTGGTTTGCGGCAAAGACCACCCGCTGGCCGGCACGGTGATCGACTGGGAGGACCTCAAGCGCCACCGCCAGTTGATGGTGGCAGTGCGCGGCGAGGGGCCCGAAAAACAGCGACTGCGCACGGCGGCCGAGGTCTGGTGGGTCGAAAGCCACTGGATCATCCTGCAAATGGTCCGGCAGGGGATCGGCTGGGCGCTGGTGCCCGATCACATCATCGACAACTCTCCGGTCCGGGACGATCTGGTGACGCCGCCCTTGCAATTCGACGGGGCCGACTGGCCGGTGGCGCTGGAACTGGTCTGGCACAAGCAGCGCCCCAGCGGACCGGCGGCGCGCTGGCTGCGCGAACGCTTTGCCGCCATGCGCATCAGCGGCCTTCCCGGTTAGCCCCGGCAAGGTCCAGCCGGTCAAGCTGGGACAGGAACGGCGCTTCGTCCTCAAGGCAGCGCAGATCCAGCAGATACTGCCCCTTATGCACCCGGCCGATCACCGGCAGCGGCAGATCGCGGAACGCCTGCGCGATACGCGAAACCGACACAGCGCCGGTTTCGGCAAAGGCCAGACCCGCGCTTGGCAACAGATCCACCGGTTGCGCACCGCTGCCGATCTGGCTGGAGCAATCGATGACCTGAACATTGGCCAGACCCGACAGTGCCGTCTGAACCTGCGGGCAAAGCCGCTGGGCCAGCGCCCGGATTTCATCCCGCGGCCGCGTCAGCAGGCGCAGCGTCGGGATCTCGGCCCTTGCGCGCTGGGGGTCGTCGTGGCTTTGCAGCGTCTCTGCCAGCGCGGCCAGAATGATCTTGTCCACCCGCAGGGCGCGTTTCAGCGGATTGGCCCGCATCCGGTCCACCAGCGCACGCGAGCCGGCGATGATGCCGCATTGCGGTCCGCCAAGCAGCTTGTCCCCGCTGAAGGTCACCGCATCTGCCCCGTCCCGGATCGCCTGTCGCGCCGTTGGCTCGGGTGGCAGGCCAAAGGCGTCAAGGTCGATCAGCGAGCCGCTGCCCAGATCGATCAGGAACGGAATGCCGTGACGCCGCGCCAGCGCCGCCAGATCGGCCTGCGGCACCTCGGAGGTAAAGCCCTGGATCGAGTAATTGCTGGCGTGGACCTTCATCAGGGCGGCGGTGTCTTCGTTCACCGCATTGGCAAAGTCGCGCAGATGGGTGCGATTGGTGGTGCCGACCTCGTGCAAGCGACAGCCGGCCCCGCTCATCACATCCGGCACCCGGAAGGCGCCGCCGATTTCGACCAGTTCGCCGCGTGAAACCACCACCTCGCGCCCGGCCGCCAACGTGTTCAGCATCAGCATCACGGCGGCGGCGTTGTTGTTCACGACCGTCGCAGCCTCGGCACCGGTCAGCCGGCAAATCAGCGCCTCGACGTGGCTGTCGCGGTTGCCCCGCGTGCCACGATCAAGGTCGTATTCCAGATTGGTCGCGCTGATCATGGCCTGAAACGCCGCATCGGCAGCGCGCCGCGACAACAGCGCACGGCCCAGATTAGTGTGGTTGACCGTCCCGGTCAGGTTCAGCACCGGCCGCAACGAGGGGCTGGCCCGCGCTGCCAGCCGGTCCGCGCATTCCTCCAGCACCCCTTGACCCGCCGCCGCGTCGCCACGGCCCGCCGCCTGACGCCGGTCCTGCAACAGGTTGCGCAGCATCCCGACCACATTGTCGCGCCCGTGACGCACGATCAGTTCCTGCGCCTCGGTCTGGCGCAAAAGCTTGTCGATCGAGGGAAGGGTGCTGCGAGGATCCATGGCTCTTTCGGTCTGGCAAGGAATTGTCGTCAAGGCGGGCCGCGTTGAACATGCAACGCGGCCCGATTATCGAGTTAGTCGTCCACGCCGATCATCACGTCGGAGGCCTTGATCACCGCCGAGGCACGGTCGCCTT
Coding sequences within:
- a CDS encoding response regulator transcription factor, with the translated sequence MRILLVEDNLSLAEGLTALLRQSGYAVDVVHDGASAEALAAAESFDLVILDLNLPQMDGLEVLRAMRARRNPAAVMILTARGTPEERVRGLDLGADDYLIKPFDIGEFEARIRSLLRRQAGLRNSTVSFGELVLDQTARSFLLAGQPLDLPARERGLLELLIMRAGKVVARDSIVQSLTSLEDDLSANAIEQYVSRLRKRLAPAGLTVKTARGIGYFLDRAAP
- a CDS encoding ABC transporter substrate-binding protein is translated as MRLFARLMPAIAAVLALWADAASAQVTLFPAPKGNQQELSVYSSLDDDLAAPLITAFQSRNPGVAVRYENLLTTQLHDRIVAETQAGAGTADFAFSSAMDLQVKLANDGFARPVATPDTPDWPEWANWRDTAYALTFEPAVFAYHKPSFTDHDPPATRADLIRWMAERPDEARGRVGTYDVARSGVGYLFLARDQELYPGIWSVVAAMGRAGVQQFPTSAELLERIADGRLAVGYNLLGSYAADWARRHPDVGVILPRDFTVVVSRVGLVPTAARSPGLGGDFLAFLMSPEGQSLLSRTLRLSAVSLEVAGQTSPVGGMQDLTGLRLKPVPVSPGLLAYLDQATRAKLLARWNKALAGE
- a CDS encoding Bug family tripartite tricarboxylate transporter substrate binding protein, with protein sequence MKQFVLASLFAGALAVPAMADYTIIAPANPGGGWDQTARTMQTVLQEEGISKSAQVQNVPGAGGTIGLAQFASQNKGNPDALIVGGYVMVGAILTNNSPVSLTDVTPIARLTGEYEAIVVPAASPIQDIAGLIEALKADPGAVSWAGGSAGGTDHIAVGLIAKAAGVDPTKINYIAYSGGGEALAAILGNQVTAGISSLGEFEAQIQAGTLRLLAVTSPERLEGVDAPTLQEAGLDVTLENWRMVAAAPGLSDEQKAKVTADMEKMAKSEAWQKQLSDKGWMDTWLAGPEFEAQLEKDIAATDAILRDIGLVK
- a CDS encoding tripartite tricarboxylate transporter TctB family protein, which translates into the protein MSTSDHEQPRRRDTAALIIAAGLVVIGAVMLWDSTRLADLGGYSGVGPASVPRVVGLGLMGLAVWTVVAALRGDFPERPPQNVAPVLWIVAGLAAQLMLLHVAGFSIATGILFGCTARAFGKRNMAMTIPIGIVVAFFVWAIFSQLLMLHLPAGPLEQLVFPRG
- a CDS encoding tripartite tricarboxylate transporter permease, whose product is MSAFEFLLQGLGTASDPMMLLYALIGVTLGTAVGVLPGIGPALTVALLLPVTYRLDPAGSLIMFAGIYYGGMYGGSTTSILLNTPGESASIITALEGNKMARKGRGGPALATAAIGSFIAGLIATLLLAFLAPTIVKLALVFGPREYFALMVLAFVTVSAAFGDSALRGLTSLFLGLALACVGIDQLTGQARLSFGMPELLDGIEVTTMAVAMFALGEALFIAGQRNQQDDEVIAVKGSIWMSRRDWARSWKPWLRGTAIGFPIGAMPAGGAEIGTFLSYAAEKKLTKHPEEFGHGAIEGVAGPEAANNASAAGTLVPLLTLGLPTSATAAIMLAGFQQFGLQPGPLLFATNPTLVWGLIASLLIANAMLLVLNLPLIGLWVKLLTVPKQWLYAGILLFATLGTIGANPSSFELGMLLGFGLLGYVMRLFGYPIAPIVVGLILGPMAEQQLRRALAISQGDWTTLVQSPIAAVLLGIAALALIVPLILRARGKGEVLSQLAGEED
- a CDS encoding LysR substrate-binding domain-containing protein, with the translated sequence MPIPPLAALRAFEAVARHLSFTRAAEELGMTQAAVSYQIRLLEERLAAPLFLRKPRGIVLTETGALFARPTIDAFDMLREAYADPSADSVSTLSISTIPTFAGAWLSPRLGKFQMNHPNLAVRLETADNLVDFGREDITVAIRAGEGDWPGLESHFLMPIEYTPMLSPELAKKHELREPADLLKLPLLDRLDPNWAVWMRAAGVDFWETPTRPGLTLSTDLHEARAALEGYGVALLTPRFFRFELATGGLIQPFPLVAQTGRGIWLVYPKGRRNRPAIRKFRAFLLDEISCDPS
- a CDS encoding PACE efflux transporter; translated protein: MTMRSFPDRVRHALMFETIGLAIITPATAWLYDKPILDMGVVGVGAATLATVWTFVFNLGFDHAMRWRYGHTRKALYHRLMHTALFEFGLLIMLLPPMAWYLGMTLWQTLLLDLSIVAFYLVYNFVFNVVYDRVFPLPGAPRPLAA
- a CDS encoding LysR family transcriptional regulator, which gives rise to MTVSLDQLEAFVAAARHGSFSAAGRALRKAQSAISTQVSNLEDDLGVILFSREGRNPVLTPAGERLLAEAKVVLDRREHLIGVAASFEAHVEHRLVVAIDELYPEQALGTLFADFAAHFPHVELELLFPMMEDVGRLVLDGKADIGVMWRQEVLPTEIAFHTLGWVPLKLVCGKDHPLAGTVIDWEDLKRHRQLMVAVRGEGPEKQRLRTAAEVWWVESHWIILQMVRQGIGWALVPDHIIDNSPVRDDLVTPPLQFDGADWPVALELVWHKQRPSGPAARWLRERFAAMRISGLPG
- the selA gene encoding L-seryl-tRNA(Sec) selenium transferase, whose amino-acid sequence is MDPRSTLPSIDKLLRQTEAQELIVRHGRDNVVGMLRNLLQDRRQAAGRGDAAAGQGVLEECADRLAARASPSLRPVLNLTGTVNHTNLGRALLSRRAADAAFQAMISATNLEYDLDRGTRGNRDSHVEALICRLTGAEAATVVNNNAAAVMLMLNTLAAGREVVVSRGELVEIGGAFRVPDVMSGAGCRLHEVGTTNRTHLRDFANAVNEDTAALMKVHASNYSIQGFTSEVPQADLAALARRHGIPFLIDLGSGSLIDLDAFGLPPEPTARQAIRDGADAVTFSGDKLLGGPQCGIIAGSRALVDRMRANPLKRALRVDKIILAALAETLQSHDDPQRARAEIPTLRLLTRPRDEIRALAQRLCPQVQTALSGLANVQVIDCSSQIGSGAQPVDLLPSAGLAFAETGAVSVSRIAQAFRDLPLPVIGRVHKGQYLLDLRCLEDEAPFLSQLDRLDLAGANREGR